A genomic region of Oryza glaberrima chromosome 1, OglaRS2, whole genome shotgun sequence contains the following coding sequences:
- the LOC127752597 gene encoding squamosa promoter-binding-like protein 2, with protein MDWDAKMPSWDLGTVVGPSGGGGGGGGGGGALDLKLGAPTSWKTTTTVSAASAAPAAVAPPPPPPASSSSSAAAAGKRARAGQGQQAAVPACSVEGCAADLSKCVRDYHRRHKVCEAHSKTAVVTVAGQQQRFCQQCSRFHLLGEFDEEKRSCRKRLDGHNKRRRKPQPDPLNPGNLFANHHGAARFTSYPQIFSTAASMSPQETKWPANVVKTEAADVFQEPYYHALHLNGAGAATAASIFHHGGNKARKHHFPFLTADHGGGAAAASPLFGCQPFTITPSSESRSSSSSRHSNGKMFAHDGGLDNCALSLLSDNPTPTAQITIPQPLVAGGGQYGGGGDVSLTGLSYVRMAGKDTSILAKSATTTATTATTPTTTSAQLQYHGYYHHHVSADQGSSDAAIQALPFSSW; from the exons ATGGATTGGGACGCCAAGATGCCTTCCTGGGACCTCGGCACGGTGGTCGGCccgagcggtggcggtggcggtggcggaggaggaggcggcgcgcttGACCTCAAGCTCGGCGCGCCGACGAGctggaagacgacgacgacggtgtctGCTGCGtcggctgctccggcggcggtggcgccaccgccgccgccgccggcgtcgtcgtcgtcttccgcggcggcggcggggaagcgggcgcgggcggggcaggggcagcaggcggcggtgccggcgtGCTCGGTGGAGGGGTGCGCCGCCGACCTGTCCAAGTGCGTCCGCGACTACCACCGGCGGCACAAGGTGTGCGAGGCGCACTCCAAGACggccgtcgtcaccgtcgccggccaGCAGCAGCGCTTCTGCCAACAGTGCAGCAG GTTTCATTTGCTCGGGGAGTTCGATGAGGAGAAGAGGAGCTGCAGGAAGCGGCTCGACGGGCACAACAAGCGGCGTCGGAAGCCGCAGCCTGATCCTCTCAACCCCGGCAACCTTTTCGCCAATCACCACG GAGCGGCAAGATTCACCTCGTACCCGCAGATCttctcgacggcggcgtccatgTCGCCGCAGGAGACGAAGTGGCCGGCGAACGTGGTCAAGACGGAGGCCGCCGACGTGTTCCAAGAGCCGTACTACCACGCCCTCCACctcaacggcgccggcgccgccacggccgcctccATCTTCCACCACGGCGGCAACAAGGCGAGGAAGCACCACTTCCCTTTCCTGACGgccgaccacggcggcggcgccgccgcggcgtcgccgttgTTCGGGTGCCAGCCGTTCACCATCACGCCTTCCTCggagagcaggagcagcagcagcagccggcacAGCAACGGCAAGATGTTCGCCCACGACGGGGGTCTGGACAACtgtgctctctctcttctgtcAGACAACCCCACACCCACGGCGCAGATCACCATCCCAcagcctctcgtcgccggcggcgggcagtacggcggcggcggcgacgtgtcGCTCACCGGCCTGTCCTACGTCAGAATGGCCGGCAAGGACACGTCCATCTTGGCAAAATCTGCCACTACCactgctactactgctactactcctactaccaCAAGTGCACAGCTGCAATACCATGGCTACTACCACCACCATGTCAGCGCCGATCAGGGTAGCTCCGATGCTGCAATCCAGGCTCTTCCTTTCTCATCGTGGTAG